In Deinococcus maricopensis DSM 21211, one genomic interval encodes:
- a CDS encoding HU family DNA-binding protein, producing the protein MAKSTKSAAKAPAKAAAKAPAQSEATAARGSDKIAKTQIIDLVADQTSLNKKQAAEAVATMLDVVVEALRDGKSVGLPGLGTFSVAKTAARTGVKPGTSERITIPAGKKVRFKVASTLKTNL; encoded by the coding sequence ATGGCCAAGAGCACCAAGTCCGCCGCCAAGGCGCCTGCGAAAGCGGCCGCCAAGGCCCCTGCGCAGAGCGAAGCGACCGCCGCGCGTGGCAGCGACAAGATCGCCAAAACCCAGATCATCGATCTGGTGGCGGATCAGACCAGCCTGAACAAGAAGCAGGCGGCCGAAGCCGTCGCCACGATGCTGGACGTGGTCGTTGAGGCGCTGCGCGACGGCAAGAGCGTCGGCCTGCCCGGCCTAGGGACGTTCAGCGTCGCCAAGACCGCGGCCCGCACCGGCGTGAAGCCCGGCACCAGCGAGCGCATCACGATCCCCGCGGGCAAGAAGGTCCGCTTCAAGGTCGCGAGCACCCTCAAGACCAACCTGTAA
- a CDS encoding HesA/MoeB/ThiF family protein yields the protein MSGGVEGGALSRAEVSRYSRQLLVPEFADAQGRLRAARVLVVGAGGLGCPVVQYLAGAGVGTLLIADGDTVSVSNLHRQTLYMTADVGRAKAEVAAARAQAVNPFVRAQARPAVTAQNVTALLAEADVVVDATDNFEARYLLADACVAAGRAWVWGAAGGTEGMASVFGPQVGLRDVFPSAAGAESCELIGVVGPLLGVVGGMMALEALKLVAGLPPGLAGVLWTVDALSGRTRQLRLTREKER from the coding sequence ATGAGTGGCGGTGTGGAGGGCGGGGCGCTGAGCCGCGCGGAGGTGTCGAGGTACAGTCGGCAGTTGCTGGTGCCGGAGTTCGCGGACGCGCAGGGGCGCCTGCGCGCCGCGCGGGTGCTGGTGGTCGGTGCGGGCGGTCTGGGGTGCCCGGTGGTGCAGTACCTGGCAGGGGCGGGGGTGGGCACCCTCCTGATCGCGGATGGGGATACGGTGAGCGTGTCGAACCTGCACCGGCAGACGCTGTACATGACGGCGGACGTGGGACGTGCGAAGGCGGAGGTGGCGGCGGCGCGCGCGCAGGCGGTCAATCCGTTCGTGCGGGCGCAGGCGCGACCCGCGGTGACAGCCCAGAACGTGACGGCGCTGCTGGCGGAGGCGGACGTGGTGGTGGACGCTACGGACAATTTCGAGGCGCGGTACCTGCTGGCGGATGCGTGCGTGGCCGCCGGGCGCGCGTGGGTGTGGGGCGCGGCGGGCGGGACGGAGGGCATGGCGAGCGTGTTCGGGCCGCAGGTGGGGCTGCGGGACGTGTTCCCTTCGGCCGCGGGGGCGGAGTCGTGTGAGTTGATCGGGGTGGTGGGGCCACTGTTGGGGGTGGTGGGCGGCATGATGGCGCTGGAGGCGTTGAAGCTGGTGGCGGGGCTACCGCCGGGGTTGGCAGGGGTGCTGTGGACGGTGGACGCCCTTTCGGGTCGGACACGGCAGTTGCGGCTGACACGGGAAAAAGAGCGTTGA
- a CDS encoding glycerol-3-phosphate acyltransferase: MTLLVAAVAYLIGSLSAGILYSRARGHDVRDRDLPGGSGIYRQYGPGAAVLVSALDILKGAVAVLIARALTPDATWVATLFVVLGHCYPAYFRLNGGGGIAPLLGALLIAAPATLGLTLLVALLVMVPYKWLLQRTVRLNVVPVAAAVAVPTGLLFAARYGGTADLLAGGGAMLLRAAHLLLNPRKA; this comes from the coding sequence ATGACGCTCCTCGTCGCCGCCGTCGCGTACCTGATCGGGTCGCTGAGCGCAGGCATCCTGTACTCCCGCGCGCGCGGTCACGACGTGCGCGACCGCGACCTCCCCGGCGGGAGCGGCATCTACCGCCAGTACGGCCCGGGCGCCGCCGTGCTCGTCAGCGCTCTCGACATCCTCAAGGGCGCCGTGGCCGTCCTGATCGCCCGCGCCCTCACCCCCGACGCCACCTGGGTCGCCACGCTGTTCGTCGTGCTCGGCCACTGCTACCCCGCGTACTTCCGCCTGAACGGCGGCGGCGGCATCGCCCCGCTGCTCGGCGCGCTCCTGATCGCCGCGCCCGCCACGCTCGGCCTCACGCTTCTGGTGGCGCTGCTCGTCATGGTGCCGTACAAGTGGCTGCTGCAACGCACCGTCCGCCTGAACGTCGTGCCCGTCGCCGCGGCCGTGGCTGTCCCCACCGGCCTGCTGTTCGCCGCGCGTTACGGCGGCACCGCCGACCTGCTCGCCGGCGGCGGCGCCATGCTGCTGCGCGCCGCCCACCTCCTCCTGAACCCCCGCAAGGCCTGA